A DNA window from Dehalococcoidia bacterium contains the following coding sequences:
- a CDS encoding type II toxin-antitoxin system HicB family antitoxin, giving the protein MKFKVVLESQEEGGYTASVPSLPGCVSQGETKEEAMANIKEAIELYLESLRERKLPLPKVEEHEVAV; this is encoded by the coding sequence ATGAAGTTTAAGGTAGTCCTAGAATCGCAGGAGGAGGGGGGTTATACAGCCTCTGTGCCCAGCCTGCCCGGTTGTGTCTCCCAGGGGGAAACCAAGGAAGAAGCTATGGCTAATATCAAGGAAGCTATAGAACTCTACTTAGAAAGCCTCAGGGAGCGGAAGTTACCGTTGCCTAAGGTCGAGGAGCACGAGGTAGCAGTGTGA
- a CDS encoding type II toxin-antitoxin system HicB family antitoxin → MVSYKVIIERDEEEQCYVASVPALPGCRTQGKTREETLERVKEAIQGYLESLQKDGISIPKDVELEEVAVPV, encoded by the coding sequence ATGGTCTCTTACAAAGTTATCATAGAGCGTGATGAGGAAGAGCAATGCTATGTAGCGAGTGTGCCGGCTCTACCCGGGTGTCGTACCCAAGGAAAGACTAGAGAGGAAACTCTGGAGCGTGTTAAGGAAGCCATCCAAGGCTATCTGGAATCTTTGCAAAAGGACGGAATCTCTATACCAAAGGATGTGGAGCTAGAAGAGGTAGCCGTACCTGTGTAG